One window of Quercus robur chromosome 5, dhQueRobu3.1, whole genome shotgun sequence genomic DNA carries:
- the LOC126726188 gene encoding dof zinc finger protein DOF1.5-like produces the protein MANNVQGGQEDVPGIKLFGTTITLQNRQVKEEQKGCSDQRLLLENKRPDKIIPCPRCKSMETKFCYFNNYNVNQPRHFCKGCQRYWTAGGALRNVPVGAGRRKTKPACHGLGLAGFSEGCLYDAASGLHQFDDLDDVVEEWHMVTTQQGGFSQVFPVKRRRINASGGQTCT, from the coding sequence ATGGCTAACAACGTCCAAGGAGGCCAAGAAGATGTTCCGGGAATCAAGCTTTTTGGGACAACAATAACTTTGCAAAATAGACAAGTAAAGGAAGAACAAAAAGGTTGTTCTGATCAAAGACTACTGTTGGAGAATAAGAGACCAGACAAGATCATACCGTGCCCAAGGTGCAAGAGCATGGAGACCAAATTTTGTTACTTCAATAATTACAACGTTAACCAGCCTAGGCATTTCTGCAAGGGCTGCCAGAGGTACTGGACTGCCGGTGGGGCCCTCCGGAACGTGCCGGTCGGGGCCGGCCGACGTAAAACCAAGCCGGCCTGCCACGGCCTAGGGCTAGCCGGGTTCTCTGAGGGTTGCTTGTATGATGCTGCTTCTGGGTTGCACCAATttgatgatttggatgatgTGGTGGAGGAGTGGCATATGGTCACCACGCAACAAGGCGGTTTCAGCCAAGTTTTCCCCGTCAAGCGGCGGAGGATTAATGCCTCAGGTGGTCAAACGTGCACTTAA